The following coding sequences are from one Thermostaphylospora chromogena window:
- a CDS encoding cytochrome P450 — MSDTEFPLVQFLREGMDPVAELARIRAEKPVYPLHVQGDSTIWFVTRYEDVRAVLGDADRFSNHFANITAATEGKHNTEEDPGGLGFRDPPEHTRLRKMLTPEFTVRKMRRLEPRIEQIVNERLDEIEKAGPPADLVESFALPIPSLVVCELLGVPYAERAEFLKLSTDRFDFSGGPEASLQAINDSMAYLTELVKRERSNPGDGLLGSLIREHGDEISDRELASLADGMLTGGHDTTTSMLALGTLWLLQHPEQLARVRDQEDYVAPMVEELLRYMTVVQVAFPRFAKEDLVLAGQPIKKGEMVLCSLIGANRDPALGPDMDEVKPGREGPSHLAFGHGIHHCIGAPLARLELKIAFPALLRRFPGLRLAVPEEEIAYRPLSIVYGLTSLPVTW; from the coding sequence ATGTCCGATACAGAGTTTCCGCTCGTGCAGTTCCTGCGCGAGGGCATGGATCCGGTCGCCGAGCTGGCCAGGATCCGCGCCGAGAAGCCCGTCTACCCGTTGCACGTGCAGGGCGACTCCACGATCTGGTTCGTCACCCGGTACGAGGACGTGCGTGCGGTGCTGGGAGACGCTGACCGTTTCAGCAACCACTTCGCCAACATAACGGCCGCCACCGAGGGCAAGCACAACACCGAAGAGGATCCGGGCGGCCTGGGCTTCCGCGACCCGCCGGAGCACACCCGGCTGCGCAAGATGCTCACGCCCGAGTTCACCGTCCGCAAGATGCGCCGCCTGGAGCCGCGCATCGAGCAGATCGTGAACGAGCGCCTGGACGAGATCGAGAAGGCCGGCCCGCCGGCCGACCTGGTGGAGTCCTTCGCGCTGCCGATCCCCTCGCTGGTGGTGTGCGAGCTGCTGGGCGTGCCGTACGCCGAGCGCGCCGAGTTCCTGAAGCTGAGCACCGACCGCTTCGACTTCTCCGGAGGCCCCGAGGCGTCGCTGCAGGCGATCAACGACTCGATGGCCTACCTGACGGAGCTGGTGAAGCGGGAACGGAGCAATCCCGGTGACGGCCTGCTCGGTTCGCTCATCCGGGAGCACGGTGACGAGATCAGCGACCGCGAGCTGGCCAGCCTGGCCGACGGCATGCTCACCGGCGGACACGACACCACCACCAGCATGCTGGCGCTGGGCACGCTGTGGCTGCTGCAGCACCCCGAGCAGCTCGCGCGCGTCCGCGACCAGGAGGACTACGTCGCCCCGATGGTGGAGGAGCTGCTGCGCTACATGACGGTGGTGCAGGTGGCCTTCCCCCGCTTCGCCAAGGAGGACCTGGTCCTGGCCGGGCAGCCGATCAAGAAGGGCGAGATGGTGCTCTGCTCGCTGATCGGCGCCAACCGCGACCCGGCGCTCGGCCCCGACATGGACGAGGTGAAGCCCGGCCGGGAGGGCCCCTCGCATCTGGCCTTCGGCCACGGCATCCACCACTGCATCGGCGCGCCGCTGGCCCGCTTGGAGCTGAAGATCGCCTTCCCGGCGCTGCTGCGCCGCTTCCCGGGGCTGCGCCTGGCCGTGCCCGAGGAGGAGATCGCCTACCGGCCGCTGTCCATCGTCTACGGCCTGACCTCGCTGCCGGTCACCTGGTGA
- a CDS encoding ABC transporter permease → MNATPPTPRYNAPDPRPRPASDFGFGPPPAPRSGSVFQPQRQTDGSAADAPAASSLTVRDRLAVHLAWEVVLAFLLVVLVVIFLISNGGTQIGIVISQAGVFGLMATGMAFSLRTGAPNLAVGAIAVFTGGLGGYMIAQGGWNRLLALTVVVVLATLFGVVMGAVAAALSVPAWAITLAGAVAIEMLTQLITDGRVMPVQFLDNYSTLWFLLFLLVSVGGGILWQRDEVRRRLGAARDATDPAKRAGGTAALGMLIGITGSSFLSALGGVALLMRLSGSPGPSGLHMTMVALAAALFGGVSMYGRRAGVAGTTLALLFVTGITTLVAFSGAEQQVTHLIVALFVVLGAGVTRVLEAMSANTSVFLPGYRR, encoded by the coding sequence GTGAACGCGACGCCTCCCACTCCCCGGTACAACGCCCCAGATCCGCGTCCGCGCCCGGCTTCGGATTTCGGCTTCGGCCCGCCTCCCGCCCCCCGCTCCGGTTCCGTCTTCCAGCCCCAGCGGCAGACGGACGGTTCGGCCGCCGACGCACCGGCCGCGTCGTCGCTCACCGTCCGCGACCGGCTCGCCGTCCACCTGGCCTGGGAGGTGGTGCTGGCGTTCCTCCTCGTCGTGCTGGTCGTGATATTCCTGATCAGCAATGGGGGAACGCAGATCGGCATTGTGATATCCCAGGCCGGGGTGTTCGGCCTGATGGCGACCGGGATGGCCTTCTCGCTGCGCACCGGCGCGCCCAATCTGGCCGTCGGCGCGATCGCCGTGTTCACCGGAGGACTCGGGGGATACATGATCGCGCAAGGGGGCTGGAACCGGCTCCTCGCGCTGACCGTGGTGGTGGTGCTGGCCACCCTCTTCGGTGTGGTGATGGGAGCCGTCGCCGCCGCGCTGTCGGTGCCCGCCTGGGCGATCACCCTCGCCGGAGCGGTCGCCATCGAGATGCTGACGCAATTGATCACCGACGGCCGGGTGATGCCCGTCCAGTTCCTGGACAACTATTCGACGCTGTGGTTCCTGCTGTTCCTCCTGGTGTCGGTCGGCGGCGGAATACTGTGGCAACGGGACGAGGTGCGCCGCAGGCTCGGCGCCGCCCGGGACGCCACCGATCCCGCCAAGCGCGCCGGCGGCACGGCCGCGCTCGGCATGCTCATCGGCATCACCGGCTCCAGCTTCCTCTCGGCGCTGGGCGGGGTCGCGCTGCTCATGCGGCTGTCCGGCTCGCCGGGACCGTCCGGCCTGCACATGACCATGGTCGCCCTCGCCGCGGCGCTGTTCGGCGGGGTCAGCATGTACGGCAGGCGCGCCGGCGTCGCCGGCACCACGCTGGCCCTGCTCTTCGTGACCGGCATCACCACGCTGGTGGCCTTCAGCGGTGCCGAGCAGCAGGTGACGCATCTGATCGTGGCGCTGTTCGTCGTCCTCGGCGCGGGCGTCACCCGCGTGCTCGAAGCGATGAGCGCCAACACGTCCGTGTTCCTGCCCGGCTACCGGCGCTGA
- a CDS encoding mannitol dehydrogenase family protein: MSPVDLNSADRLTLRELPRLRSAAEVRTPAIDPAELSVGIVHLGLGGFHRAHQAIYLEDAAEATGDTRWGVCGVSQRSADAVRRLRPQDGLYTVLERGAGGLSARVVGTVREAIFAGDEPDALRDRIAAEEVRIITVTVTEKGHRRGPDGGLDLDDPVVRADLAGEAPPRSAIGRLVRGLQARRAASGAPITVMSCDNLIAGGAVLRRLVLDFAAALPAREGEPLIEWITGAVRFPSSVVDRIVPAATDADRGDAARLLGVRDEAAVATEPFRQWVVEDDFAADRPRLEEVGVIFTADVAPYEAVKLRLLNASHSLLAYLGALAGYETIAEAVGDPTLAEAAEGLIFEDAAPAITAPPGIDLTEYGRTVLTRFANPALPDRTTRVAMDGSQKLPLRLLGTVRERLAAGASPRWATLAVAGWMAYVALGRDAKGRPLPLDDPLADRLREAAAGVTEPRALVDRLLAVEAIFGADLREDDRFRALLVDHLSSLLRRGGAG; the protein is encoded by the coding sequence GTGAGCCCCGTGGACCTGAACAGCGCCGACAGGCTCACCCTGCGCGAGCTGCCCCGGCTGCGCTCCGCGGCGGAGGTGCGGACCCCCGCGATCGACCCGGCCGAGCTGAGCGTCGGGATCGTGCACCTCGGGCTCGGCGGCTTCCACCGGGCGCACCAGGCGATCTACCTGGAGGACGCCGCCGAGGCGACCGGTGACACCCGCTGGGGCGTGTGCGGTGTCTCCCAGCGCTCCGCCGACGCGGTACGGCGGCTGCGCCCGCAGGACGGGCTGTACACGGTGCTGGAACGCGGCGCGGGCGGCCTGTCGGCGCGCGTGGTCGGCACCGTACGCGAGGCGATCTTCGCCGGGGACGAGCCGGACGCCCTGCGCGACCGCATCGCCGCCGAAGAGGTGCGGATCATCACGGTGACGGTCACCGAGAAGGGGCACCGGCGCGGCCCGGACGGCGGCCTCGACCTCGACGACCCGGTGGTGCGGGCCGACCTCGCCGGTGAGGCTCCACCGCGCAGCGCGATCGGCCGCCTGGTGCGCGGCCTGCAGGCGCGCCGGGCCGCGAGCGGAGCACCGATCACCGTCATGAGCTGCGACAACCTGATCGCGGGAGGTGCGGTGCTGCGCAGGCTGGTGCTCGACTTCGCCGCCGCGCTGCCCGCGCGCGAGGGCGAGCCGCTGATCGAGTGGATCACCGGCGCCGTGCGCTTCCCCTCCAGCGTGGTCGACCGCATCGTGCCCGCCGCCACCGACGCCGACCGCGGGGACGCCGCTCGGCTGCTCGGCGTGCGGGACGAGGCCGCGGTGGCCACCGAGCCGTTCCGGCAGTGGGTCGTCGAGGACGACTTCGCCGCCGACCGGCCGCGTCTGGAGGAGGTCGGCGTGATCTTCACCGCCGACGTCGCGCCGTACGAGGCGGTCAAGCTGCGGCTGCTCAACGCCTCCCACTCGCTGCTGGCCTACCTCGGTGCGCTGGCCGGGTACGAGACCATCGCCGAGGCCGTCGGCGACCCCACGCTCGCCGAAGCGGCCGAGGGCCTGATCTTCGAGGACGCCGCACCGGCCATCACCGCGCCGCCCGGCATCGACCTGACCGAGTACGGCCGGACCGTGCTGACCAGGTTCGCCAACCCCGCGCTGCCGGACCGGACGACCCGGGTCGCCATGGACGGTTCGCAGAAGCTGCCGTTGCGCCTGCTCGGGACGGTCCGCGAGCGCCTGGCCGCCGGAGCCTCCCCGAGATGGGCCACGCTGGCCGTGGCGGGCTGGATGGCGTACGTGGCTCTGGGCCGGGACGCCAAGGGCCGTCCCCTGCCGTTGGACGACCCGCTCGCCGACCGTCTGCGCGAAGCCGCGGCCGGGGTCACCGAGCCGCGCGCTCTGGTGGACCGCCTGCTGGCCGTCGAGGCGATCTTCGGGGCCGATCTGCGGGAGGACGACCGCTTCCGCGCGCTCCTCGTCGACCACCTTTCCTCATTGCTCCGCCGCGGCGGGGCCGGGTAA
- the manD gene encoding D-mannonate dehydratase ManD yields MRITDARVIVTCPGRNFVTLKIITDEGVTGVGDATLNGRELAVASYLKDHVVPLLIGRDPARIEDTWQYLYKGAYWRRGPVTMSAIAAVDTALWDIKGKVAGLPVYQLLGGRSREGVTVYGHANGETVDEVLEEVARFRDMGYRAVRVQVAVPGLKGTYGVSKDKMFYEPADAALPSETEWSTERYLQFVPGVFARVREEFGPDLKLLHDVHHRLTPIEAARLGVALEPYALTWMEDPVPAELQEGFRLIRSHTRTPIAVGEVFNSIWDCHTLITEQLIDYIRTTVVHAGGITHLRRIFDLASLYHVRSGSHGATDLSPVCMAAALHLDISIPNFGLQEYMRHTPETDAVFPHGYRFEDGYLHPSEEPGLGVDIDEELAARYPYKPAYLPVARLQDGTMHSW; encoded by the coding sequence GTGAGAATCACCGACGCACGGGTGATCGTGACCTGTCCCGGGCGGAACTTCGTCACCCTGAAGATCATCACAGACGAGGGCGTGACCGGCGTCGGCGACGCCACGCTCAACGGCAGGGAGCTGGCGGTCGCCTCCTACCTGAAAGACCACGTGGTCCCCCTGCTGATCGGCCGTGACCCCGCCCGCATCGAGGACACCTGGCAGTACCTCTACAAGGGGGCGTACTGGCGGCGCGGCCCGGTGACGATGAGCGCGATCGCGGCGGTGGACACCGCCCTGTGGGACATCAAGGGCAAGGTGGCGGGCCTGCCCGTCTACCAGCTCCTCGGCGGGCGCTCCAGGGAGGGCGTCACCGTGTACGGCCACGCCAACGGCGAGACCGTGGACGAGGTGCTCGAAGAGGTGGCGCGGTTCCGCGACATGGGCTACCGCGCGGTGCGCGTGCAGGTCGCCGTCCCGGGGCTGAAGGGCACCTACGGCGTGAGCAAGGACAAGATGTTCTACGAGCCCGCCGACGCCGCGCTGCCCAGCGAGACCGAATGGTCCACCGAGCGGTACCTGCAGTTCGTGCCCGGCGTCTTCGCCCGGGTGCGGGAGGAGTTCGGGCCGGATCTGAAGCTGCTGCACGACGTGCACCACCGGCTCACCCCGATCGAGGCCGCCCGTCTCGGCGTCGCCCTCGAACCGTACGCGCTGACCTGGATGGAGGACCCCGTCCCCGCCGAGCTGCAGGAGGGCTTCCGGCTGATCAGGAGCCACACCCGCACGCCGATCGCGGTCGGCGAGGTCTTCAACTCGATCTGGGACTGCCACACCCTCATCACCGAGCAGCTCATCGATTACATCCGCACCACGGTCGTGCACGCCGGCGGCATCACCCACCTGCGGCGCATCTTCGACCTCGCCTCGCTGTACCACGTGCGCAGCGGCTCCCACGGCGCCACCGACCTGTCCCCGGTGTGCATGGCGGCCGCGCTCCACCTCGACATCAGCATCCCCAACTTCGGCCTGCAGGAGTACATGCGCCACACGCCGGAGACCGACGCCGTCTTCCCGCACGGCTACCGCTTCGAGGACGGCTACCTGCATCCCTCCGAGGAACCCGGCCTCGGCGTCGACATCGACGAGGAGCTCGCCGCTCGGTACCCCTACAAGCCCGCCTACCTGCCGGTCGCCCGCCTGCAGGACGGCACGATGCACAGCTGGTGA
- a CDS encoding LacI family DNA-binding transcriptional regulator — MGATIRDVARAAGVSPSTVSRALAMSDLVSPATIERVRRAAASLGYEPNPVARGLITGRTGNLGMIVPDLGNPFFPGVVKGVQARAREADYAVFVADTDEDAALEARLVRKLAKQVDALVLCSSRLTDDELRAVAADVALVLLNRKVDDIPAIVPDNADGMRQAIAHLAALGHRRVGVTAGPVSSWTGSERVAGLRAAARTAGVDLVELGNFAPTFQGGVAAADIVLAAGVSAVVAYNDVMALGLMNRFAARGVSVPADISVVGCDDIPLAAMSNPPLTTVAVPKEPLGRAGVDLVRRLLEREEGLTPRLALDTQLLVRGTTGPVRPG, encoded by the coding sequence ATGGGAGCGACGATCCGCGACGTCGCCCGCGCGGCGGGCGTGTCCCCCTCCACGGTCTCTCGCGCGCTGGCCATGTCCGACCTGGTCAGCCCCGCCACCATCGAACGCGTACGGCGGGCGGCGGCCAGCCTCGGGTACGAGCCGAACCCGGTCGCCAGAGGGTTGATCACCGGCCGTACGGGCAACCTCGGCATGATCGTCCCCGACCTGGGCAACCCGTTCTTCCCGGGGGTGGTCAAGGGCGTGCAGGCGCGGGCGCGGGAGGCCGACTACGCCGTGTTCGTCGCCGACACCGACGAGGACGCCGCGCTGGAGGCCCGGCTGGTCCGCAAGCTCGCCAAACAGGTCGACGCGCTGGTGCTGTGCTCCTCCCGGCTGACCGACGACGAGCTGCGCGCCGTCGCCGCGGACGTCGCCCTCGTGCTGCTCAACCGCAAGGTGGACGACATCCCCGCGATCGTCCCCGACAACGCGGACGGCATGCGCCAGGCGATCGCCCACCTCGCGGCGCTCGGCCACCGCCGGGTCGGCGTGACCGCCGGTCCGGTCTCCTCCTGGACCGGCTCCGAGCGCGTCGCCGGGCTGCGGGCCGCGGCGCGCACCGCCGGCGTGGACCTGGTCGAGCTGGGCAACTTCGCGCCGACCTTCCAGGGCGGGGTCGCCGCCGCCGACATCGTGCTCGCCGCCGGGGTCAGCGCCGTGGTGGCCTACAACGACGTGATGGCGCTCGGCCTGATGAACCGGTTCGCCGCACGCGGCGTCTCGGTGCCCGCCGACATCAGCGTCGTGGGCTGCGACGACATCCCCCTGGCCGCGATGTCCAACCCGCCGCTGACCACGGTCGCGGTGCCCAAGGAGCCGCTCGGGCGGGCGGGCGTGGATCTCGTCAGACGGCTGCTGGAACGCGAGGAGGGGCTCACGCCGCGCCTGGCCCTGGACACCCAGCTGCTGGTGCGGGGCACCACCGGCCCCGTCCGGCCCGGCTGA
- the uxaC gene encoding glucuronate isomerase, translating into MTAEKLHPDRALPAEPATRAAAREIYAATRDLPLLCMHGHVDAALLADDSPFPDPASLFVTPDHYLTRMLVSQGVPMEALGIPGSGDTPVERDPRAIWRRFCENWHLFRGTPTRFWLEYELLEVLGVSGLPSAQNADALYDEIAARLAEPEFRPRALFERFRIEVLATTDPALSPLDDHARIKADPWPGEVIPTFRPDALLYVDSPNWRADIDALAEMTGVDTGSYRGFVEALRLRRQAFAEAGALATDHGHATADTTRLSDAQAARLYADALAGEHDPEGVAAFAGHMLNVMAEMSCEDGLVMQIHPGVLRDHDPAVRASYGPDRGFDIPVAAEFTRSLRPLLASYGRDPRLRVIVYTVDETVYSRELAPLAGVYPALLLGAPWWFLDSPDGLRRFREAVTETAGFYNTAGFVDDTRAFLSIPARHDLARRIDAGYLARLVTEHRLSLEEAVETAVDLAYRLPRRVFRRA; encoded by the coding sequence GTGACCGCCGAGAAACTTCATCCTGACCGCGCCCTGCCCGCCGAGCCGGCGACGCGCGCCGCCGCCCGGGAGATCTACGCCGCGACCCGCGATCTCCCCCTGCTGTGCATGCACGGGCACGTCGACGCCGCCCTCCTCGCCGACGACTCCCCCTTCCCCGACCCGGCGAGCCTGTTCGTCACGCCCGACCACTACCTGACCCGGATGCTGGTCTCCCAAGGCGTGCCCATGGAGGCGCTGGGCATCCCCGGCTCCGGCGACACGCCGGTGGAGCGTGACCCGCGGGCGATCTGGCGGCGCTTCTGCGAGAACTGGCACCTCTTCCGCGGCACGCCGACCCGTTTCTGGCTGGAGTACGAGCTGCTGGAGGTGCTCGGCGTCAGCGGCCTGCCGTCCGCGCAGAACGCCGACGCGCTCTACGACGAGATCGCCGCTCGGCTGGCCGAGCCGGAGTTCCGGCCGCGCGCGCTGTTCGAACGGTTCCGCATCGAGGTGCTGGCCACCACCGACCCGGCGCTGTCGCCCCTGGACGACCATGCGCGGATCAAGGCCGATCCCTGGCCCGGCGAGGTCATCCCCACCTTCCGCCCGGACGCGCTGCTGTACGTCGACTCGCCGAACTGGCGGGCCGACATCGACGCCCTGGCCGAGATGACCGGCGTGGACACCGGCTCCTACCGGGGCTTCGTGGAAGCGCTGCGCCTGCGCCGCCAGGCGTTCGCCGAGGCGGGCGCGCTGGCCACCGACCACGGTCACGCCACCGCCGACACCACGAGGCTGTCCGACGCGCAGGCCGCCCGGTTGTACGCCGACGCGCTGGCCGGCGAGCACGACCCCGAGGGCGTCGCCGCCTTCGCCGGCCACATGCTGAACGTGATGGCCGAGATGTCCTGCGAGGACGGCCTGGTCATGCAGATCCACCCGGGGGTGCTGCGCGACCACGACCCCGCCGTGCGGGCGAGCTACGGCCCCGACCGCGGCTTCGACATCCCCGTCGCGGCGGAGTTCACCCGGAGCCTGCGCCCGCTGCTCGCCTCCTACGGCCGCGACCCACGGCTGCGGGTGATCGTCTACACCGTGGACGAGACCGTCTACAGCCGCGAGCTCGCCCCGCTGGCCGGCGTCTACCCCGCCCTGCTGCTGGGCGCGCCGTGGTGGTTCCTGGACAGCCCGGACGGCCTGCGCCGCTTCCGTGAGGCGGTCACCGAGACCGCCGGCTTCTACAACACCGCCGGCTTCGTCGACGACACCCGCGCCTTCCTGTCCATCCCCGCCCGGCACGACCTGGCGCGGCGGATCGACGCGGGATACCTCGCACGGCTGGTGACCGAGCACCGCCTGTCGCTGGAGGAGGCGGTGGAGACCGCGGTGGACCTCGCCTACCGCCTCCCCCGCCGCGTCTTCCGCCGCGCGTAG
- a CDS encoding pyridoxal phosphate-dependent aminotransferase — translation MSESVDLTLWRNNGARSPAYAALKRGTSGDRARPVDFCVPSNPYFPTPEMFDRLQRNLAETLKHYPGDADTIAEEMCAVFGLNPATVAMGNGSTELITWIDHLMIRESMAVPVPTSGRWTDQPLGTGKRVDMYPLQESQGFRLDIDAYLRFVRDRRSRVAVICNPNNPDGGYLARHEVIRMLDALTDLDLVVVDESFIDFVDAESEPSVADQAAIRPNVIVLKSLGKNIGLHGVRFGYLVANPAIAGRIRRALPKWNLNSMAEAVVFMLKEHMEEYHHSLRMLAHDRTTMTRQLSSLPGLTVFPSQGNFVLVKLPAGKDGVELRDYLAAEHGVLVRECGSKLGTTSRFLRLAVRPHADVQRLLAGLYSYLYGAPGDRDADVLAPRAADASITAGARGRHRRRRASELRARRHARPDQPVHHLGGDTA, via the coding sequence TTGAGCGAGTCCGTCGATCTCACCCTGTGGCGGAACAACGGCGCCCGCAGCCCGGCGTACGCCGCGCTCAAGCGCGGGACGTCCGGCGACCGGGCCCGACCGGTCGACTTCTGCGTCCCGTCCAACCCGTACTTCCCCACCCCCGAGATGTTCGACCGGCTCCAGCGGAACCTGGCGGAGACCCTCAAGCACTACCCCGGTGACGCGGACACGATCGCCGAGGAGATGTGCGCCGTCTTCGGCCTCAACCCGGCGACCGTGGCGATGGGGAACGGCTCCACCGAACTGATCACCTGGATCGACCACCTGATGATCCGGGAGAGCATGGCGGTGCCGGTGCCGACCTCCGGCCGGTGGACCGACCAGCCGCTGGGGACGGGCAAGCGGGTGGACATGTACCCGTTGCAGGAGAGCCAGGGGTTCCGCCTGGACATCGACGCCTATCTGCGCTTCGTGCGCGATCGCAGGTCGCGCGTGGCGGTGATCTGCAACCCCAACAACCCCGACGGCGGCTACCTGGCCCGGCACGAGGTGATCAGGATGCTGGACGCGCTCACCGACCTCGACCTGGTCGTGGTGGACGAGTCGTTCATCGACTTCGTGGACGCCGAGTCCGAGCCCAGCGTCGCCGACCAGGCCGCGATCCGGCCCAACGTGATCGTGCTGAAGAGCCTGGGCAAGAACATCGGCCTGCACGGGGTGAGGTTCGGCTACCTGGTGGCCAATCCCGCCATCGCCGGGCGGATCAGGCGGGCGCTGCCGAAGTGGAACCTCAACTCCATGGCCGAGGCCGTGGTGTTCATGCTCAAAGAGCACATGGAGGAGTACCACCACAGCCTGCGCATGCTCGCCCACGACCGGACGACGATGACGCGCCAGCTCTCCTCGCTGCCCGGCCTGACCGTCTTCCCCTCGCAGGGCAACTTCGTGCTCGTCAAGCTGCCGGCCGGAAAGGACGGCGTGGAGCTGCGCGACTACCTGGCGGCCGAACACGGCGTGCTCGTCCGCGAGTGCGGCAGCAAGCTCGGCACCACCAGCCGGTTCCTCCGCCTGGCCGTGCGCCCGCACGCCGACGTGCAGCGTCTGCTCGCCGGCCTGTACTCCTACCTGTACGGGGCGCCCGGAGACCGGGACGCCGACGTGCTGGCGCCCCGAGCGGCGGACGCGTCGATCACGGCCGGAGCGCGGGGCAGGCACAGGCGCCGCCGGGCGTCCGAACTGCGCGCCCGGCGGCACGCGCGGCCGGACCAGCCCGTCCACCACCTCGGCGGCGACACCGCCTGA